A segment of the Pseudomonadota bacterium genome:
TGGGTGCTGACCTGGCCGCGCAGATCGGGATGACGCAGGTCGATGGCGGTGTCGACCACCGCCACCGTCACGTCGCGGCCGGTGGCGAAACGATGGGCTTCGTTGAGCTGCATGTCGGCGATCGCGCTTTGCAGCGGCTTGTACGGATCGGCCGCCATGGTGTGAAAGTCATGCATCGGGTAGACGCCGTCGACCACGCCTTCCTTGCGCAATTCCTCGCTGACCGCCTGCAGGCTGCGTTCGTCGTCGATGGAATACACCACGCAATGCACGCCCAAGGTCAGCACCGGCCACTGGCTGACGGTGCTGAGCTTGTGTCGCTTGCCGAGTTCGCTGGCGATGCGACGGCCCCAGGCCGTGGAATCGTAATCGGCGGTGCGCGCATAGGTATCGCCCGGTCCGCCGGTCGGCGCGCGTTGCAGTCCGCGATCGGTGAATGTCACCAGTGCCAGTCGCTCGCTGTGAGAGCTCGCCACCGGCTGAAGCTCGGCCGCCTGCGACGCGACGCCGACGGACAGCGCCCACAGCGCGGCCAGCGTCACGCGGCGCAAGAATTTACGCGGGCTCATGGCGTCGCCCCCGGCGCCGCCGGCGCGGCAAAGCGCACGCCGCTGCGTGTCTTCAAGGTGTCCAGCGCGCTCGCCACCTGGCTGGCGGGCACGCGCACCGTGAACACGTTGTCATGATTGGGGCCACTCACCACGTCGCCGTGCACCGCGGCCAGCGCTTCCTGGATGGTGGCCATCGACGCCTCGCCATCGAATGCCACGTACAGCACATCGGCGCCCACCACCTGGCCGCGATCCTGCGACAGCGTATGGAAAGTCTGCTCGACGAGGCCGACATTGCCCTGCATGTGGCCGATGCCGAACACCACGCCGGCCAGCATCGCGATCATCGCCAGGCGTCGCGTCGCATGGCGCATGCCGCCGCGCCCCCAGCGCCGCCATGGCGATGACGATGATGATGGCGGTGGCGGCGCGCTGCCGCGCACGCGCGCCATGATGCGCTCGAAACCGTCGTCGGCGAGGTGCCTCTCGGAGTCGCTGCCGCGAAACGCCTGGGCGAGACGCTGCTCGGCAGCGAGTTCCGCGCGGCACACCAGGCACGCCGCGAGATGCGCATCGAGCCTGTCGCGCTCGGCGCCGGCCAGGGTGCCGTTGACGAGAAACGGCAACAGTTCGCTGTACTCCTGGTGAGAAAAGGCTGAGTTCATGGCACTCGTTTCCGATGACTTGGTCATGTCAATCACTCATCGCGGCCGGTTCGCCGGACAATTGCGGCCACACTTCGCGCAAGCGCTTGCGGGCGTGAAAGATACGGGTCTTGACGGTGTTCTCGGGGCAGTCCATCACCTTGGCGATGTCCTGGTAATTCAGGCCATGGAAATACACCAGTTCCATGGCCGCGCGCTGCTCGGCCGACAAGTGGCGCATGGCCACGTGCAAGAGGTTGTCCTGCTCGAGTTCGCGCTGGGCGTGGCTGTCGTCACCGCCCTCCTCGCCGCTGGCCTCGCCGCCGGTGACGCCGAGCTTGCGCAAGGCCTGCAAGGATTTGAAATTGGCGATGCCGAGCAGCCAGGTCGAGGCCAGCGCCAGGCGCTGGGTGCGCGCCGCCTGCTGCCATACCGCCAGCATCACTTCACTGATGACATCGTCGACCAGTTCCTGGCGGCGCGTGACCTGGTAGACGAAACGTTCCAGGTAGCGCCGGTAGCGCTTGTAGAAGATCTCGAAGGCCGGCGCGTCGCCGCGCCCGATGCGCTCGATGAGCAGCCAGTCGCCGTCGTCGTCGCGGTCAGCGGCAGCGACGGGCGCGGCCGGTGGCGGCCTGAATTTCAAGATGTTGTGCCCCGCGCCACCCGCCATGTCCAGCCACTCTCCTGTTTGCCGATGAATCGCGGCACGGGCGGGAAAGGTTCAGCGTGAACGGCAGCATGTTTTCGGTAATTTTTCATCCGCGTGTCCTTGCCCGGCCTGCGTCCTTGACCCCTAGAAGCCGACCGACAGGGAAAACACCACGCGCGCATCGACTTCCGCGCCGGCAAAGCGGTCGTGCACGCCCGGGTCATTGATCTCGTTGAAATAGACGTTGTCGACGTAGCGCAGGTCAGCCACCAGGTGGCGGCCGATGAAATAGCTGAGGCCCGCGTTCCAGTAGACGACGTCATAGGACGTGACCTTGGCGAGACCGTCGTAGCCGATGCCGACGGTGGCGTCCAGCACGTCGCTGAGGGGGTAGCGACCCTTGACCTCGCCGGCCACCGCGTTGTGACTCGCGCCGTAGCTGTCGAAGGCCACGCTGCCGCGCGCGGTGACGAGGCCGCGCCAGTCCAGGCTCACCGAGGTCTCGACATAATCGCCTGACTCGCCGAACACCTCGGCCTCGTACACGTAGGCCGACAGCACCGCATCGAGGCGCAGGCCGCCGGGCAGCGCGCGCTGCACGCCGAGGTAGGGAATGAATTCGAACTCGGCGCCGCCGAAATCAACGGCGGTCAGCCACGCGCCGCCATAGGCGCCACTGCCACGGGCCAGGCCGACATGGGCCTGGGCGGCGGGATGGTCATCGCTCTTGGTATAGCCGTGGTAGAGGTAGTTGCTGGTAAAACGCGCCAGCGCGGTGGTGCTGAGCTCGGCCGCGGCCGGCGCCGCCAGGCCCGCGCAGACGCAGGCCGCGGCCCACGCGCTCGGTCTTGCAATCGGCAGTGGGCGGTGGGCACGGGACACGCTGGCAAATACCTTACGCGCGGCAGGCACGCGCCTGCCCGTGGCGGCCACTGAAGGCCTTACAAGTTCGTGGGGAATGATGCCATGGCGGCATGGGGGTCGTGTCAACGCCTACGGAAAGCAAAGTCCCTTCGCACAGCGCGGCAACGACTGGCGGTTGTTCACGACGTTAACAGGGCAGGTCGGCGCGCGCCAGCCGCCCAGCGTGCGCGCGATCACGTTTTATCGCGGCGGGCCGCCGTCGAATGTCAAACGTCGTCAACTCTCAACGCAGGCGGCGCCAGGCGCCCTCGCCGGACTGGCGCCAGCCATGGTGGGGATGGCGCGCCAGCAGTTCGCGATCGCGAAACAGGTAGACCAGCGCCGCGCCCGCCACGAAACCGCCGACGTGGGCCCAGAACGCCACGCCGCCGCCCTGCGCGCCCAGGGAGCCGAGGCCGCCGATCATCTGCACCAGGAACCAGTAACCGAGCATCCAGAACGCCGGGATGGCGAAGGTCGTGACGTAAAACCCGAACCAGAACAGCATGTGCACGTTGACCCGCGGGTAGAGCATCACGTACGCCCCCATCACCCCGCCGATGGCGCCCGAGGCGCCGACCATGGGAATGGCGGCGCCGGGATTGGCGGCGACCTGCAGCGCGGCGGCCGCCAGCCCGCACAACAGGTAGAAGGCCACGAAGCGGCCGTGGCCCATGGAGTCCTCGACGTTGTTGCCGAAGATCCACAGGAACCACATGTTGCCGATGAGGTGCATCCAGCCACCGTGCAGGAACATGTGGGTGATGACCGTCGACCAGTTGCCGCTCTCGGCAATCACGCAGCGCGCATAGGGACTGAGCGGAATACCGACGCCGGCCTGCAGGTGGCCCAGCAGTTCGCCGGGCAACAGGCCGAGGGTACAGATGGAACTGGCGAGGGCCGGCTCGCGCCCCAAGCCTTGCACCAGCACCCACGCCGCGATGTTGAGCGCGACGATGGCCCAGGTCGCGTAAGGCGTCAGGATCTGGGGATTGTCGTCACGGATGGGGAACACGCGGCGCGCCTAGCGGCTGGCGGATTTCAGCACGCCGCGCGCACTGAGCGCCGCCACCTCGGCCGCGCTGTAACCGAGCAGCCCTTCCAGCACTTCGGCGTTGTGTTCGCCGAGCCGCGGCGCCACCAGTTCGGGCAAGTGAGGTTGCGCGGAGAAGCGCAGCGGGAATCCCGGGATCGACAGCGGCCCCATCAGCGGGTCCTCGATGTGCCGCACCGTGCCACGCGCATTGAAATAGGGATGGTTCAGGGCGTCGACCGGACTCAAGACCGGCGCCGACGGCACGCGATGGCTTTCGAGATGGGCGAACACCGCGTCGTTGTCACTGAAACCCTGCAGCCAGGCTTCGATCATCGGGATCAGATCCTTCTGATTGGCCGCGCGGCTGTCGCTGCTGGCGAAGCGCGCGTCGTGCTCGAGTTCGGGCCGCCCCATGGCCGCGCACATGCTCGGCCATTGCGGCTGCAGGGCGAGGATAACGAGGTAACCGCTCGGCCCCTTGTACACGCCGAACGGACACAGCAAGGGATGATGATTGCCGTTGCGGGTCGGCATGTAGGCGCCCTTGCTGAGGGTGTGGGCCTGCACGGCGATGTCCTGCAGGTGGAACATGCAATCGATCATGGCGAGATCCAGCCATTGGCCTTGACCGGTGCGGCCACGATGGAACAAGGCATAGCCGATGGCCGAAAACGCATGCACGCCGCTGCCGGTGTCGGCGATGGCCAGGCCGATGGGATGCGGCGGGCCGTCGGCCGGCCCGGTCATGTGCATGAGACCGGCGAACGCCTGCGCTGCCCAGTCATAACCGGTCTTGTGCGACAGCGGGCTTTCGCGGCCGTAGGCCGACAGCGAGGCCATGATGATGTCGGGCTTGATGGCCTTGAGATCCGCGTAGGCGAGGCGCCGTTTCTCCATCACGCCCGGCCCGAAATTCTCGACCACCACGTCGACCTTGGCGACCAGCTCGCGCACGATGGTGTCGGCGGCCGGGTCGCGCAGATCGAGGCACAGGCTGCGCTTGCCGCGATTCTGCTGGATGAAATAGCCGCTGCGGCCATGGTCGGACCACGGCAGACCGCGCGACGGATCGCCGCCCGGCGCCAGTTCCACCTTGATGATCTCGGCGCCCATTTCCGCCATCAGGCGCGTGACGGTCGGCCCCGCCAGGTACTGGGTGAAATCGAGCACACGAATGCCGTCGAGGATCATCATCACCGTGCTCCGTCGGAGGTCTTGCGCCTTGAACTCAAGGCGTCGAGTGTACACGGCCACTTCAGCGTTGCGAGGCCACGCACCTGGACCGACAATGACGCCGCCCACAAGTCACGAGTCACGCCCGCATGTCGGAACCCGTCCAGGTCGATGCCATTGCCCATGCCATCCAGCTTGCGGTCACACCGGTATTCCTGCTGGCCGGCGTCGGCGCCATGCTGTCGGTGCTCGCCAACCGTCTCGCGCGCATCGTCGACCGCGGTCGCGTGCTGCACGAGCGACGCCATTTCGATCAATCGGAAATACGTGAAATCGACGTGGAGCTGGCGGTCATCAATCGCCGCATGCGGGTCGTCAACACCGCCATTTCGCTGTGCACGCTGTGCGCACTCTTGATCTGCTCGGTGGTGGCGGTGCTGTTTCTCGGCACGGTGGCGGCCAGCGGCAATGCCACCGCCATCGCGCTGTTGTTCGTCGCCGCCATGACCTGTCTCATCGGCGCGCTGCTCGCATTCCTGATCGAGATCTACCTCGCCACCGTCAAGGTGCCGTTGCGGCGTTGAGCGGCTCAGGCCGGCGCGCGGGCGCCCATGATCCAGTGGATGACATCTTCGCCGTCGCGGCGGCCCCACACACCGTTTTGACCGCGGCCGCGCGCGCCCTGCACGGCATCGACGCGACGCCATTCGCTGGCCACCACGCGGTGGGCAATCTTCCATTCGCCGCCACGCCGCTCGAAGCGATCGACATAGCGAACGCCCATCACGTCGTCCTTGCCGTTACCGTCGGCGTCTTCGCGACGGTGATAGGCCACCGCGTAGGTTTCGGCGCGCGCGTGATCACCAACCACCTCGATGAGCATGTTGCCCATGAAATGCTGGGTGACGGTCCAGCGCGCGAGGAAGGTCGCGGCGGCGGCGATGAATTCCTCGACCGTACCCTTCATCGAGCCGTGGTCGTCGTAGGCATCGGCGTGATAGCAGGAACGCACGAGATCGAAATCCATGCGGTCGATGCCACGCGCATATCGGTAGATGACGTCGGCGATCTCCTGGCGCGCGAGCAAGGTGGCGATGGCGGCCTGGTCACTCATGATGACTCCCCAAGGTTGGTTGCGGGTGATGGTGGCGGTCACCATAGCAGAGCATGGCCGGCGCGCTTCAGTGCATGTGCGTTTCGGGCGCGGGTCGCAGCGCCGGCTCGGCTGCGAGCGTCGCGACGGTTTGCGCGAGTTGCGCTGGCGACCAGCACGGCGCGCCATCGCGGGCCAGCCAGCGCGCGCGTATGAAGCCGAAGCGATCGACGAGGAACGCCGCATCGCCATCGTTGCCCGGCAATGCGTCGCGACGGCCGGCGTGGACCAGGCTGCGACTCAACAGACCATAGGCGGCCGTCACCGCGTCGCCGCCGCCACTCAAGCAATGCACGCGCTCGGCGTCCGCGCCCAGCGCCCGGCAATCGCCGGCGGCCGGCACCACCAGCATCTCGAGCGGCGCACCACGCAGCGCCGGAGCGTCCGCCAGCGCGTGCAGCGTGTCGCGCGCCGCGCCGTCGCGAGCGATGTACAACAACACCGCGCGCTCGCCGCGCCAGTCCTGCAACTCGCCGCGCCGGCCGGCGGCGCTCTCGAAGCGAAAATTGGGCGCCGCCAGCCACGCGCGGCCAGCCTCGATTTGTTCATCGATGACGCGCGCGCGATGACCGTCGGCAAAGGCACGCAGCATGTTGATCAAGTCCCAGCGCGCGCTGGCGTCGAGCACTGCGGCGAAGCCCGGCATGGCGCCGCTCGGTGTGCCGTCGGAGAGCCACGCGAACATGTCGCCGGCGCTATGCAAGGCCGTATGGCGGGCGAGATCGGCGGGCGCCACGGTGGTCGTGAGGCTTTGCGCGCCATCACCGCGCGCACCGCTGCCGTGACAATCGGCGCAGTGCGCAGCAAAGAGCGTCATGCCGCGGCCGATGGAGTGCGCGTCGTAAGGCACGCCGGCGCGCAGGTAGGTGGTGGGAAACGCGCGCACCGCGATGGCCTGCACGCCGATGAGCGTCGCGCCCAGCAACAGCAGGACCGCCAACGCGCGGTAGCGCAGCCACCACGCGGGCGCCACGCATGACAGCAGGCTCACCGCCAGCACCACTTGCCATTGCGCGAAGCTGCTGGTGCCGAGCAGCGCCGGCTGCAGGCGGAATGGCAACCACCAATTGAGCGCCTGGTGCGCGCCCGGCGTGCCCTGCGCGAGCGCGAGCGCGAAGCCGAACAGCGCCAGCGCCGCCAGCAACTCGATGCCGAACACGCGCAGCACGGCGCGCCGCGTGTCGGCGGCATAATGACGTTCGAGGCGCGCGAGTTGCGTGCCGCGTAAATGCCAGGCCGCCATCAGCACCACGGCGAGCAGTGCGAGTTTGATCCACAGCAGCGCCGCCGCCTCGGTGGCGAACAGCGCCGGCCAGCCACCGAACTGGCGCCATGCGATCAGCGTGCCGCTGACGATGAGCAGCAGCATGGCGGTGAAGGCGAAGCGCGAAAAGCGCCGCAGGGCATGCAGCACGTAGTCACGTTGCGGCGCGCTGTCACCGGCGGCAAGCAGCAGGCTGCCCCACAGCGGCAAGCCGCCCAGCCACGCCGCGCTCAGCCAGGCATGCACAACGTGCAGCGGCAGGAACAACGCGAGTGGTTCGCCGACGCCGCCGTGGCCGGCGCGCGCGCCGGCCAGGAAAAAGCCCGTGCTGACAATCAGCAGTGCGAGCAAGGCGCCGCGCCGCGGCTCGCGCCACGGCAGCAGCACCGCCATCGCCACCAGCAGCATGGTTTGCTTGACCAGCCACATCTGGCCGAGTCGCGTGCCGAGCACCAACTGCTGCCATGGTGACCAGTGGTGGCCGGCGGCGTGTCCGAGGATGCGCTCAGCGTGACCATCCAGCACCAGCACGCCGGCCACCAGCCCCAGCGCCGTCGTCCACGGCAGCAAACGCCAGGCGCGTCGCGCCCACGGCTGCAGCGGCGCCGGGATGGCGCCGCTACGCCACCAGAACAGCGCGGTGCCCAAGGCCAGCACGGCCGCCGACTGCCAGGCGAAACGGGCGAGCGCGTCGAGCATGGGCGGCCGCGCGGTGCGCCTGTGCCTAGCGAGCGCCGGGTTCGCCGATCACGAACGGCGACGACCCTTCGACGATGTGTCCGTCGACCGACAGCACGCGGTAATGCAGGCGATAATTACCGGCCGCGAGCGGCGCCTGCAAGCGGAGGCTGAGACCATTGTCGGGCAGCGACGCGAGCGCGCCCTGGGCAACCACCTGTCCGCGACTGTCCTCGACCGCAAGCGAAGAGAACGCCGCTTCCAGCGCTTCGTTGAACCACACGCTGACGGTCGGCGGCGACTTGTCGAGCACGGCGTCCTGGCCGGGCACGGCCTTCACCAGCACCGCGTGCGCGCTGACCTCGACACTGAGCAGCACGCAGAGCAGCGCCGCCGCCCATCGGGTTGGTCGATGCATGTTCATGAAGCTGGCCTCGATTGATTGCCGTAATCCAGATCCGCGGGCGTGCCATCGGTACGCCGTCGTCGCGCCCACGCCAGCAGGCCGCACAGCAAGGCGCTGCCCGCCACGCCAACCGCGCCCTGGCGCAGGCGCAGCGCGCGGCTGCCGACACTGAAACGCCATGCCGCCCGCCATTCGCCACCGTTCAGCGCCGGCGTGCGCAGCAGGGCAAGGTAGGTGCCCTCGCCCTCGAACGCGTGGCGCAGCACCACGCTGCCGTCGATGGGCACGGTCGGCGCGAGGCGCGCCACGCTGGCGGCCTCGATGGTGGCGGCGTCCCAGGCGGCGACCGCCGCTTCCGAGCTGTCACCGTCGGCGCGCAACAGGCGCACTTCTATCGGCATGGCGGTGAGCGCGGCATCGACCACGTCGAACACCACGAGCGTGGCGCCCGGCCCGGGCAAGGCGTCGCAATACATCTCGCCATCGTGCAGCGCGGGCTGGTAGAGCGCCACGTCCACGCGCCACGCGCCGAGGCGCAGTTGGCAGGCCGGGCCGCCGCCGGCCTCGCCGTGCGCGCGCACCACGCCGCCTGCCAGCACGCCCGTCAACAGCAGCGCCAGGCGTGCAGCGTGGCGCTCAATGATGACCGGCATGAGCATCGCCGCCGCCGGCATCGCGCGCCGCCGTCGGCGTCTTGAACTGCGCGGACTGCGCGTCGAGGCCGGGCAGTTTCACGAACACCACCGCTTCGCTGTCCGCCGCGAGGGCGGCCGGCGCCGCGGCGCTGAAGCGGTTGTCGCCATCCGCCGCGAGCGTCACGCGCACGTCCTGCGCCGGGAAGCGTACCGCCGCCTCGCCGCCGGCGCTGGTCTGCGGCTCGTCGAGATGATTGGTGACGTAGACCAGCACACGCCCGTCATGGATCACGAGTTCGAGGTGCAAGGGCCCGGCCATGCGCATGCGCCCGCCGTGAGCGCTGGCGCGGCCGTCGAAATAGGCATCGCTGTGGGCCTGTAAGACATGCGGCGTAGCACACAACGTCAAGCCGACCAGCGCCAGGATGGCGGACCAGCGGCGCGGCTTGCGGGCAAAGGGGGCGTGGAATTGCATGCGGGAGTTGTCCTGTGTGTGTCCTCGAAGGACCGCGCCGGCGCGGCACGGTTCGCTGCATGGTAGCGGGGTCGGGCGCCGCACGAGCCGTGGCATCTTGTCGCGGGCCGCGTGCCCGCGATGATTGCGTATATTCTGCATGGTCTGAATACCCAGGGGAGAACACCGTGTCCGACCATCGCCTGTCCTGCTGTATCACCTTCGACTTCGATGCCATGTCCTCGTGGATAGGATCGCTGAAATCGAATAATCCCAGCACCATTTCACGCGGTCAGTTCGGCGCCGTCGCCATTCCGCGCTTGCTGGCCCTGTTGAAGGCGCGCGACATCCGCGCGAGCTTCGCGGTGCCTGGCCATACCGCCTACGCCTACCCGCGCCTGGTGCAGGCCATCGTCGAGCACGGTCATGAAATCGTGCATCACGGTTGGGTGCACGAGAATCCGGCTGACTTCGACGAGGCCGGCGAGCGCAACGTGCTCGAGCAAG
Coding sequences within it:
- a CDS encoding zf-HC2 domain-containing protein — protein: MNSAFSHQEYSELLPFLVNGTLAGAERDRLDAHLAACLVCRAELAAEQRLAQAFRGSDSERHLADDGFERIMARVRGSAPPPPSSSSSPWRRWGRGGMRHATRRLAMIAMLAGVVFGIGHMQGNVGLVEQTFHTLSQDRGQVVGADVLYVAFDGEASMATIQEALAAVHGDVVSGPNHDNVFTVRVPASQVASALDTLKTRSGVRFAAPAAPGATP
- a CDS encoding sigma-70 family RNA polymerase sigma factor, producing MKFRPPPAAPVAAADRDDDGDWLLIERIGRGDAPAFEIFYKRYRRYLERFVYQVTRRQELVDDVISEVMLAVWQQAARTQRLALASTWLLGIANFKSLQALRKLGVTGGEASGEEGGDDSHAQRELEQDNLLHVAMRHLSAEQRAAMELVYFHGLNYQDIAKVMDCPENTVKTRIFHARKRLREVWPQLSGEPAAMSD
- a CDS encoding rhomboid family intramembrane serine protease → MFPIRDDNPQILTPYATWAIVALNIAAWVLVQGLGREPALASSICTLGLLPGELLGHLQAGVGIPLSPYARCVIAESGNWSTVITHMFLHGGWMHLIGNMWFLWIFGNNVEDSMGHGRFVAFYLLCGLAAAALQVAANPGAAIPMVGASGAIGGVMGAYVMLYPRVNVHMLFWFGFYVTTFAIPAFWMLGYWFLVQMIGGLGSLGAQGGGVAFWAHVGGFVAGAALVYLFRDRELLARHPHHGWRQSGEGAWRRLR
- a CDS encoding CoA transferase translates to MMILDGIRVLDFTQYLAGPTVTRLMAEMGAEIIKVELAPGGDPSRGLPWSDHGRSGYFIQQNRGKRSLCLDLRDPAADTIVRELVAKVDVVVENFGPGVMEKRRLAYADLKAIKPDIIMASLSAYGRESPLSHKTGYDWAAQAFAGLMHMTGPADGPPHPIGLAIADTGSGVHAFSAIGYALFHRGRTGQGQWLDLAMIDCMFHLQDIAVQAHTLSKGAYMPTRNGNHHPLLCPFGVYKGPSGYLVILALQPQWPSMCAAMGRPELEHDARFASSDSRAANQKDLIPMIEAWLQGFSDNDAVFAHLESHRVPSAPVLSPVDALNHPYFNARGTVRHIEDPLMGPLSIPGFPLRFSAQPHLPELVAPRLGEHNAEVLEGLLGYSAAEVAALSARGVLKSASR
- a CDS encoding DUF2721 domain-containing protein; protein product: MSEPVQVDAIAHAIQLAVTPVFLLAGVGAMLSVLANRLARIVDRGRVLHERRHFDQSEIREIDVELAVINRRMRVVNTAISLCTLCALLICSVVAVLFLGTVAASGNATAIALLFVAAMTCLIGALLAFLIEIYLATVKVPLRR
- a CDS encoding nuclear transport factor 2 family protein, translated to MSDQAAIATLLARQEIADVIYRYARGIDRMDFDLVRSCYHADAYDDHGSMKGTVEEFIAAAATFLARWTVTQHFMGNMLIEVVGDHARAETYAVAYHRREDADGNGKDDVMGVRYVDRFERRGGEWKIAHRVVASEWRRVDAVQGARGRGQNGVWGRRDGEDVIHWIMGARAPA
- a CDS encoding CopD family protein — encoded protein: MLDALARFAWQSAAVLALGTALFWWRSGAIPAPLQPWARRAWRLLPWTTALGLVAGVLVLDGHAERILGHAAGHHWSPWQQLVLGTRLGQMWLVKQTMLLVAMAVLLPWREPRRGALLALLIVSTGFFLAGARAGHGGVGEPLALFLPLHVVHAWLSAAWLGGLPLWGSLLLAAGDSAPQRDYVLHALRRFSRFAFTAMLLLIVSGTLIAWRQFGGWPALFATEAAALLWIKLALLAVVLMAAWHLRGTQLARLERHYAADTRRAVLRVFGIELLAALALFGFALALAQGTPGAHQALNWWLPFRLQPALLGTSSFAQWQVVLAVSLLSCVAPAWWLRYRALAVLLLLGATLIGVQAIAVRAFPTTYLRAGVPYDAHSIGRGMTLFAAHCADCHGSGARGDGAQSLTTTVAPADLARHTALHSAGDMFAWLSDGTPSGAMPGFAAVLDASARWDLINMLRAFADGHRARVIDEQIEAGRAWLAAPNFRFESAAGRRGELQDWRGERAVLLYIARDGAARDTLHALADAPALRGAPLEMLVVPAAGDCRALGADAERVHCLSGGGDAVTAAYGLLSRSLVHAGRRDALPGNDGDAAFLVDRFGFIRARWLARDGAPCWSPAQLAQTVATLAAEPALRPAPETHMH
- a CDS encoding copper resistance protein CopC; the encoded protein is MNMHRPTRWAAALLCVLLSVEVSAHAVLVKAVPGQDAVLDKSPPTVSVWFNEALEAAFSSLAVEDSRGQVVAQGALASLPDNGLSLRLQAPLAAGNYRLHYRVLSVDGHIVEGSSPFVIGEPGAR